A window of the Acidimicrobiales bacterium genome harbors these coding sequences:
- a CDS encoding anti-sigma factor — MTDHFPDSDNTEDPFAAFDDPELLRLLADENTWSDTDPNDEAMILAAIGDLLASDDGPRTTEASISSEPVSASPSPSTSEPSERTEPRLAPVVELSRFRRLALPALAGAAAASVVFAALTLRPSSDPSPDAELALAPTDLVPGAAGNIDVFDTANGTRIVLDVSGLPPAEPGQYYEAWLRQDPEVGVSAGTFHLRGGGGTIELWAGVTIDDYPLFTITVQDEADTTSSGKVVLMVRLDD, encoded by the coding sequence ATGACCGACCACTTCCCTGACAGCGACAACACCGAGGATCCCTTCGCCGCGTTCGACGACCCTGAGCTGTTGCGGCTCCTCGCCGACGAGAACACCTGGTCCGACACCGACCCGAACGACGAGGCGATGATCCTCGCGGCGATCGGTGACCTTCTCGCATCCGATGACGGTCCCCGCACAACGGAGGCGTCCATCTCGTCGGAACCGGTGTCTGCGAGCCCTTCGCCTTCGACATCGGAACCATCCGAACGCACTGAGCCGAGGCTTGCACCGGTGGTCGAGCTGTCGCGCTTCCGCCGTTTGGCGCTCCCGGCGCTGGCTGGCGCCGCTGCGGCGTCGGTCGTGTTCGCTGCGCTGACGTTGCGACCGTCGTCCGATCCGTCGCCCGATGCCGAGTTGGCCTTGGCGCCGACCGACCTCGTCCCCGGAGCGGCGGGCAACATCGACGTGTTCGACACGGCCAACGGCACCCGGATCGTCCTCGACGTCAGCGGCCTGCCGCCGGCCGAGCCCGGTCAGTACTACGAGGCCTGGCTCCGGCAGGATCCCGAGGTCGGCGTCAGTGCCGGTACGTTCCATCTGCGTGGCGGCGGCGGCACGATCGAGCTGTGGGCTGGTGTCACCATCGACGACTATCCGCTCTTCACCATCACCGTGCAGGACGAGGCCGACACGACCTCATCGGGCAAGGTGGTCCTCATGGTCCGCCTCGACGACTGA